TTGATGCCGGTATCTGTCAAAAAATGATATATTTTTTCATGAAACTGCGGTTCCATGCTATTGTCTCGTCTTCGTCCCTGATCATAATACCCATATTTCCAGAGCATCCCGATACCTATTAAGTTCTGACGCAGGGCATATACGCTTTTCATATGTGAGCCCGCCAGAAAACCCAATCCTCCCGAATAAGATTTTAAAGCCTGGTCGAGGGCAAATTCCATTGAAAAATAGGCGACTGATTTTGTATAGTTTTTATCCGGTGTGAACGGATGTTGAAAGGGCACAGAAAATGGCTGATTCATCGAACGCTGATTTAAATGAAAGAAATTTTCTAAGGCTTCGGATGCATTTTTTCATAATGCAATCGAAGTAAATCCTCGCCGAAATCATTGGTCAGATCCCGGACGACGGTGTGGATATGGTTTGCGTTGTTTTGGGTATTGTCAAATTCGATGAGGATTGTCGGCCCCTGAATCCGATAATAAAACCCCGCTCTCTCTTTTATTTCCGGATCCACATTACCCATCCAAGCAAAATGTATGCCATCAAGCCCCGATTTCTGTAATTTAACCATTTGTTGATCTTTCAAAGTCACGTGATAACGATTCAGATAAACGGCGATAAGCTCCTCAAATAGTGCTTTTTGTGCAGTGGTCATATCCTTCATCGCCATGCCTTCGGTTTTCACGACAACCAGATTACTCCGATTATTTAACGACAAAATTTCCCAGGGCGCTTTTTCTGCTAAAATCACTTTTTTTCGTTGTGAATCTGAGAAAGAATGAAGCAGCTGAAATGCAATATCCTGTTCATCTTTCAAAATCCGTTTTCCTTTTTGAGGGACATCAGCCAAAACTTTTCCCGGATTTGAACCCATAAAACCCGGTGTAAATGTGATGACACCGTTGACGGATGTAAATTGTAATGAAACATGATGGCCTTCCATACGCCAACCCCAGGGCTGTTTCATGTCGGGTGTACCAAAAACCATAAAAGAATAATTCTCCGGATCTCGGTATGTATCGTTTGAAGGACGTTTTTCAACAACACGCAGCACATTTTCCAGATCAACAATATCCAGCGTTTTCTGATAACCATTCGCGCTCATGACCAGCTTCACCATTTCAAAAGCTTTGGCCCGTTGTGCAGGGTTCATATTTCTCAGGGTCAGACCTTTTCTGGTTCTTGGTACGTAATGCCAGTCAAACCGAATGGTATCTTCAAAAGAAACGCATGCTTCCTTTACTTGTCCCGCGTCCAGTGATTTTACAAAATCATTTACGACGACTATCATTTTCCCGGAAAGCACTTTGTCTTTTGAATCCGCAAAAATCTGATTTAGAGATAAAAACAGAAGAAAAGTAAGGCAGAAAAATCTGTGACGTGGTTTATAAGATTTCATGGTTTCCGATGTTTTTTAGTTCAAACAAAAGAAACCCTTACTGTCGATTATACTCTATTATTCTCCATCATGCAGCGTGACATATTGCGCTCCGCAGATAAAACTTCCATTTACCAGCGAGACTTTATTATATAAAAACGGTTCGCCATTCAAAGTTGTCATTTGTCCGCCGCTTAATGTCAATATTGCTTGTCCCGCAGCCGTATCCCACTCCATAGTCGGATTTTGACGAAAGTAAATATGCGCTAAACCTTCCGCAAGCAGACAAAATTTAAGGGAACTGCCAATAGCAATTTTCTTCACAACCGGATACCTGGCCAAAACTTCTGTTTCCTCCGGTGCTGCATGGGAACGGCTTCCGACAGAAATCCAGTCGGTACTGTTTTTATCAACTTTTAAAGCGGTTTTAACTCCATTGGAATCAATTTTCCAACCGCCAGTCTCCTGATTTGCGTAGTACATAGTATCAGTCACCGGGATATAAATAATTCCTAAAACGGGTACGCGGTTATGAATCAGCGCAATATTGATCGTAAATTCTCCATTTCGGTTTATGAATTCCTTCGTCCCATCCAGCGGATCCACACACCAGAAATATTCCCAGTTTTTACGTTCTTCGTAAGAAACATGTAATTCCTCTTCCGACATGACCGGAATATCAGGTGTCAAAACTTCCAGTCTTGCAACGATCAAATTATTGGACGCCTGATCCGCCAGTGTCAACGGTGAGTGATCTGCCTTGTACTCCACCTCCTCCGACTTTTCAGCGTCATAATAAATATCCAAAACCACCTTTCCGGCGTCTCTGGCTATTTCCAGCAGTTTGTCAATATCAAGTTCCATAGTGTATATTTTTCAAATCCCATTCAGGAATATAATAAAAAAGCCTGCCTGAAAAGAATTCAGACAGGCATCATTTCAATTTTAATTCCTATTATTTTCCAAACAACCTGGCCCAGAAACCTTTGGCTTTCGTTTTCGTTTCTTCCAGTTTTTCAGAAGCTGCAACTTTTAGTTCTTCAATTTCAACTTCTGCTTTTGCTTTCAGTTCTGCCGCCTTTTCCTGCGCTTCCGCCAGTTTTTCAGAAGCGATCTCCTTTGCATCTTCAAATTTCTCAGCCGCAATTACCTTTGCATCTGCAAATTTTTCAGTCGCATCCTCTTTCAGATCAGCAAACTTTTCAGCAGCTTCATCTTTCAGATCTTCAAACTTACCTGCCGCTTCTTCTTTCAAAGCACCAGCGCGACCTTGCAATTCAGAAATAACTTCTTCAGCCTTCACTTTTCCGGCTGCGATATTTAGTTCTACCTCGTTTTGAAGTTGCTCAACTTTTGCAGAAAAACCGGATTTTACTTCTTCCACTTTCTCAGCCGCCTCTTCTTTTACTTCCGCTGCTTTTTGAACAACTTCGTCTTTCACTTCCACGGCTTTTTCCTGTGCTTCGGTTACTTTTTCACCGGCTTCGGCTGCAAGTTCTTCTGCCTTGTCAGATGCTTCAATTTTCGCATCCTCAAATTCAGTTTTAACTTCTTCTATTTTTTCCTCTGCAACTTCTTTATAAGCCTCAGCTGATGCAGCGACATCTTCTTTTACTTCTGCCACAACTTCTTTTGCATCATCAATTTTATCAGAAGTATCCGCTTTCAGTTCCTCTACTTTTTCTCCTGCCTCTGCTTTAAGTTCTGCCGTTTCACTTTTCACTTCCTCAACCTTTTCTTCCGCAGCAACTTTCAATTCCTCCGTTTTGTCTTCCGCTGTCGCAGCAAGTTCAGATGCTTCACTTTTCGCATCTTCAACTTTATCTTCTGCAACTTCTTTATATTCCTCGGCCTTAACTTCCGCCTCCGCTTTTAATGCTGCGGCATCCGTTTTCACTTCCTCAATTTTTTCTTCAGCTGTTGCTTTTGTCTCCTCAACCCCAAGTTCCGCCGCATCTTTCACATCTTCTCCAATTTCCTCAACGCTGTCAGCAGTTTCGTCTTTCAATTCGGTTGATTTCGCTTTGATATCTTCGATTTTTTTATCCAATGATCCTTCGGATGGTGTTGGTTCTTCATTAGCTGCCATAACTGCTGTTGTTGATTAGGATTGAATAAGTTAGAAAAGGTTGAATGCGTAAGCTACAAAGGAGTTCCGAACGTTGCAAACAAACGCAGACCTTTTTGCTATGATAACCTTCTAATGATCAATTTTTTAACGATTTCGTAGAAGATATCCGGCTGAAGGGTGCGCCAGTTATCGATCTGCAAAGTTCCGCCGAAGTTTAGATAATAATCCAGGCGATAGCGTTTCCATTCTTCCTGCACATGGTCCCTGAAATTTACGGCAGCAATCCAGCCGTCTTCGATGTCATCAAACCATTCAGCATAATAGTCGTCCTCACTGCCGTGAAAATTCAAAACATTTTCACCCAACAGAATAAACTGGTTAATTCCTTCATCGATCAGGGGCTCAACCACCTGCCGTTTCAGATACATAATATCGTTGTGCAGGGCATCGTTCCATTCACCCATAAGCTCAATAATGGCAAAATGTTTGTTATAATCTGCGAAAAGAATTTTGACGTAAAGTGTCTCCGAACCGATCTCATCCCAGAGCGGATGAATGTAATAACCATAAATCGCATTTTCGTAATAATCAAGATTGTAAGTCCTGCCATAAAACGGCGAACGGCGATCCCGACTGGCAACATAATGCTTCTCCCAATTATAATATGGCTCAATCTCCTGCATATTTTTAGTCGTTGATTAGTACCCGCAGATGATTTTAGCTGCATGCTTAATTAACGTAAATTGGGGGTTTGGGGGTTCAGTTTTATTGGAAGACTTATGGGAGATAACGTAATTATATTTCTTAACTTCTAAAAGAAATTTATTGATTACAGTTAATTGAATAAAAAGTTAAACGGAATTTAAAGCCATATCTTAAAAAATAAGGTTTGGAATCAAGTGTATATCTTTAAAGTACCAGTTCTACAATAATTAGCTCTTCTTCGCCATAAACTCTCCGGACGCAACACCGTTGAAGAAGCATACGCCGCTATTGAAAACCGCCTTACGGATGGAGAAGTAGTGAAATTCAGGACAACTAAAAGTGCCTCTGGACTTAAATCCGAAGGCACTTTTTGTATTCGCCTTCTACTGATACAGTTGCGTCAAAATTTTGCAGATTGTCAATTATTAGCTTAATAATTCGTTGAATATGCAGCAGGTCATTAATATATTTGCTATAATTAACAAATACCGGAACAAATAACAACTCAACACTATGGATGCAATAGATTATTTACGTGAGGAGATAAAAACATACTTTCCGGAATCTTCTGAATTGCAACTTTCCGGTGAGTTTGCCCAGCGCCGACGATTTAATTTTTACTTTAAAATAAAGGACAACTCCGCTTACCTGCTTTACTTAAACTGGGATGGAGAATATGACCAGTTTATTCTGAAATGTCTGGAATTTACCAACGCCGAAATTCTGGAAAAATTAATTGCCCAGTATCCCCTAAATGGCGCAAAAACTTTCAACCTCGGACAACCTTGTCTGGCAGTTTCATTTATATACCGCAGCGAAAACAGATTGGCAGTTCTGGATTTTAAAGGGCCGGTTGACGCAGAAATTCATTCCAGAGAAATTTCAGGAAATAAGTTAATGACGTGTGTTGATCCGGATTTGATTAAAAATTAAATGTGATTTTTAGAAAAGCATTTTTTATTAAATCCGGTGTCTTTTCCATTTAACAGCAATGGAAGAACCTTCTGCTAACATAACTGAATCGGGTTTTATGTCTTTCAAAAAATCGAAATCTTCTCCATACATCGCAGCAAAATTGCAGTTGATTTCATAGTTAATCACCTGATTTACATTCCACCGGTCGTGCTGAATATTGTATTCTTCCGTTGCCTCACTATCAATTTTGGTATAACCGTAATAATGTTCAAAAATGAATTCTTCTATACTTCCAGCTTCCATAGGAATACTTGCCCGTGAAGCTTCCGTATAAATTGAATTCCATTCGCCATTAATCTTCCAATCAAATTTTATCTACCCCGTGGTCTGTGTCCTCACAGACCCTTCAAATATCGGAGCCTAAGAAGCCCAGCAGTCCCCAAACCAAGCCCTTAAAACTTCAACAAAAAAAGTGGATGCAAATCAAAGATTCACATCCACTCTAAAAAACAAACCTGTGACCGCGACGGGAATCGAACCCATATCTAGAGTTTAGGAAACTCCTATTCTATCCGTTGAACTACGCAGTCAAAATAATTGGTATCCATATTCCTATGAATACCAATCGGGGTGCAAAATTGGAAAAATTCCGATTCAATTACAAGTGATTATTCTTCTGATTGCACAGCAGAATATCCCAAATCAAGCCAGTTTGGATAAATTGCGAAGTGTTTTGATTTTACCGCAGCAAATAACGTGTTGCGTAGCTCTTCCATATTTTCTTTTTTGGCAGCAGAAATAAATACGACCGAATCTGCTTTATGGGCCAGGTAGCTCTTTTTCAACTGATCCAAAACGCTTTCATTGGAAGCTTCTTCGGGAACAATATTTCCTTCATCATCCCACTCCTCTGCTTTTGGAGCCGGTTTGTATAAATCTATTTTATTGAAAACAAGGATCGTCTGCTTATCCGCCGCTCCGATTTCCACCAGAGTATTGTTAACAACTTCCAGATGCTCTTCATAAGATTCATGGGAAATATCAACCACGTGTACCAAAATGTCAGCCTCACGCACTTCATCCAGAGTGGATTTAAAAGATTCGATCAGCGTAGTTGGCAACTTCCGTATAAAACCAACGGTATCAGTCAATAGGAATGGAATATTTTCCATATTCACTTTCCGAACCGTAGAATCTACGGTGGCAAAAAGCTTGTTTTCAGCAAAAATATCGGATTTTGAAAGTGCCTGCATCAGCGTTGATTTCCCAACGTTGGTATATCCGACAATCGCAACACGTACCAGACGGTCACGTTCCTTGCGTCTTGTCATGCTCTGACGATCTACTTTTTCAAGTTTTTCCTGCAAAAACGCAATCCTGTCTTTTACAATACGTCTATCCGTTTCAAGTTCCGTTTCCCCGGGACCGCGCATACCTACGCCCGCCCCTGACTGACGACTTAAGTGGGTCCAAAGTCTGGTCAGTCGTGGATACATATATTGGTACTGCGCCAGCTCAACCTGTAATTTGGATTGTGCCGTTTTAGCACGCATCGCGAAAATATCAAGGATCAGCAGACTCCTGTCAAGTACTTTTATATCTTTAAAAACAACTTCAAGGTTACGCACCTGCGAAGGCGAAAGATCATCATCAAAAATGATCATGTCCACAGGATTGGCGGTCACGAAAGTATTTATTTCTTCAAGCTTTCCTTTTCCAACATAAGTCTTGATATCAGCACGTTCCAGATTCTGAGTGAATTTGTGCAGGGTTTTAACACCAAGCGTCGCAGCCAGAAAATCCAGCTCTTCAAGGTATTCTTTTGTTTTTGCACTGGTTTGTTTTTGTGTACTTACAGCTACCAGCACAGCTGTTTCCTGCTCAACGGCAGTAGAAAATAACTTACTTTTATCAATCATTCAGGATACATTTTTTTCAGGCTTTCACACATTCCTGAGCTGACCCAGTGGCAAAAGCATCCCTTTTTTAACAGAAAGGGTAAATTAAGAACGGATTATAAACCTCAAAAGTTCAGGCTCAAACGGCATGAAGTTACGACTTAGACAAATAGTATTCCAGTTTTTTATTTGAATATTAAAAAAACAGTTTTGTATCTTTGCCAAAATCGCTCTAAGCCTATGTTGGTGTTCATCCTCGGTTAATTTTTAGCCACTCCGTCTTTACATATCCTTTCACAGGATTTTCCATACTGCGTTTCTGAAACGCAGATATTCTATTATTAATCAGAATTTTACTTTTTATACATGAAAAAGTGGTTTCAACTGCTTCGTCAGGCTTTAAGCGGGTCCGAAGAAAGTTTTACTGATGGCAGCATCAACCGGGCAATTTTCCTTCTTTCCGTTCCCATGATCATGGAAATGGTCATGGAATCTCTTTTTGCCGTTGTTGATATATTTTTTGTTTCCAAAGTTAGTATAGAGGCGGTTGCAACTGTCGGACTTACCGAATCGGTTATTACGCTGGTTTATTCCGTAGCGATTGGGTTAAGCACAGCCGCAACCGCAACCATTGCCAGACGTATAGGCGAAGAGAACATGGCGCAGGCACGGGTAGCAATCGGACAGGTTATTTTAATTTCACTTGCCATTTCCTTACCCATCGCTGTTGCAGGTTTTGTCTTTGCAGGTGATGTATTAAGTACAATGGGGGCAGATCCCAATGTTATCAAAACCGGAACCGTTTTTGCTCAAATCCAGTTTCTGAGCGCCCCGGTTGTGATTTTACTGTATTCATTAAGTGGTGCTTTACGTGGTGCCGGTGCAGCGGCGACAGCCATGCGATCACTGATTATAGCAAATTGTTTAAATATGATCCTGGGTCCAACGCTGATTTTTGGCTTTGGCATTATTCCTGCTTTTGGGGTCACCGGGGCAGCTATTGCGACTGCTTTAGG
The nucleotide sequence above comes from Dyadobacter subterraneus. Encoded proteins:
- a CDS encoding DUF3500 domain-containing protein — protein: MKSYKPRHRFFCLTFLLFLSLNQIFADSKDKVLSGKMIVVVNDFVKSLDAGQVKEACVSFEDTIRFDWHYVPRTRKGLTLRNMNPAQRAKAFEMVKLVMSANGYQKTLDIVDLENVLRVVEKRPSNDTYRDPENYSFMVFGTPDMKQPWGWRMEGHHVSLQFTSVNGVITFTPGFMGSNPGKVLADVPQKGKRILKDEQDIAFQLLHSFSDSQRKKVILAEKAPWEILSLNNRSNLVVVKTEGMAMKDMTTAQKALFEELIAVYLNRYHVTLKDQQMVKLQKSGLDGIHFAWMGNVDPEIKERAGFYYRIQGPTILIEFDNTQNNANHIHTVVRDLTNDFGEDLLRLHYEKMHPKP
- the cysQ gene encoding 3'(2'),5'-bisphosphate nucleotidase CysQ, giving the protein MELDIDKLLEIARDAGKVVLDIYYDAEKSEEVEYKADHSPLTLADQASNNLIVARLEVLTPDIPVMSEEELHVSYEERKNWEYFWCVDPLDGTKEFINRNGEFTINIALIHNRVPVLGIIYIPVTDTMYYANQETGGWKIDSNGVKTALKVDKNSTDWISVGSRSHAAPEETEVLARYPVVKKIAIGSSLKFCLLAEGLAHIYFRQNPTMEWDTAAGQAILTLSGGQMTTLNGEPFLYNKVSLVNGSFICGAQYVTLHDGE
- the hflX gene encoding GTPase HflX, translating into MIDKSKLFSTAVEQETAVLVAVSTQKQTSAKTKEYLEELDFLAATLGVKTLHKFTQNLERADIKTYVGKGKLEEINTFVTANPVDMIIFDDDLSPSQVRNLEVVFKDIKVLDRSLLILDIFAMRAKTAQSKLQVELAQYQYMYPRLTRLWTHLSRQSGAGVGMRGPGETELETDRRIVKDRIAFLQEKLEKVDRQSMTRRKERDRLVRVAIVGYTNVGKSTLMQALSKSDIFAENKLFATVDSTVRKVNMENIPFLLTDTVGFIRKLPTTLIESFKSTLDEVREADILVHVVDISHESYEEHLEVVNNTLVEIGAADKQTILVFNKIDLYKPAPKAEEWDDEGNIVPEEASNESVLDQLKKSYLAHKADSVVFISAAKKENMEELRNTLFAAVKSKHFAIYPNWLDLGYSAVQSEE
- a CDS encoding DUF2071 domain-containing protein, whose product is MKFDWKINGEWNSIYTEASRASIPMEAGSIEEFIFEHYYGYTKIDSEATEEYNIQHDRWNVNQVINYEINCNFAAMYGEDFDFLKDIKPDSVMLAEGSSIAVKWKRHRI